Proteins from a single region of Stigmatella erecta:
- a CDS encoding PfkB family carbohydrate kinase, whose translation MSLLVVGSVALDSVETPFGIKEEVLGGSATFFSTAASFFNPVQLVAVVGEDFPEAHVEFLRSRNVDLSGLVREKGRTFRWKGKYGWQLNEAQTLDTQLNVFQSFSPKLPEAYRNTPYVFLGNIHPQLQGQVLDQVKAPRLVAADTMNLWIQNTRAELLETLKRVNLLFVNDGEARQLTGEHNVVKAARAILGMGPSTVVIKRGEYGALLFEKEHVFACPAFPLEDVFDPTGAGDTFAGGFMGMVATAGRLDRDVLCRAMVMGSVMASFNVERFSLDRLRDLQTPELYARFNEFKRLTHFDEFPLTAQ comes from the coding sequence ATGTCTCTGCTTGTCGTCGGTTCGGTGGCGCTGGATTCGGTGGAAACCCCCTTCGGTATCAAGGAGGAGGTTCTTGGCGGCTCGGCCACTTTCTTCTCGACCGCTGCCTCCTTCTTCAATCCGGTGCAGCTGGTGGCCGTGGTGGGCGAGGACTTCCCGGAGGCCCACGTGGAGTTTCTGCGCTCGCGCAACGTGGACCTGAGCGGCCTGGTCCGGGAGAAGGGCCGCACCTTCCGCTGGAAGGGCAAGTACGGCTGGCAGCTCAACGAGGCCCAGACGCTGGACACCCAGCTCAACGTCTTCCAGAGCTTCTCGCCGAAGCTGCCCGAGGCCTACCGCAACACCCCCTACGTGTTCCTGGGCAACATCCACCCCCAGCTCCAGGGCCAGGTGCTCGACCAGGTGAAGGCGCCCCGGCTGGTGGCCGCCGACACGATGAACCTGTGGATCCAGAACACCCGCGCGGAGCTGCTCGAGACGCTCAAGCGCGTGAACCTGCTGTTCGTGAACGACGGCGAGGCGCGCCAGCTCACCGGCGAGCACAACGTGGTGAAGGCCGCCCGCGCCATCCTCGGCATGGGCCCCTCCACCGTCGTCATCAAGCGCGGCGAGTACGGCGCGCTGCTCTTCGAGAAGGAGCATGTGTTCGCCTGCCCGGCCTTCCCCCTGGAGGACGTGTTCGACCCGACCGGGGCGGGGGACACCTTCGCCGGCGGCTTCATGGGCATGGTGGCCACCGCAGGCCGGCTCGACCGGGACGTGCTGTGCCGCGCCATGGTCATGGGCAGCGTCATGGCCTCCTTCAACGTCGAGCGCTTCAGCCTGGACCGGTTGAGGGATCTCCAGACGCCTGAACTTTATGCCCGCTTCAATGAGTTCAAGCGCCTGACCCACTTCGACGAATTTCCCCTGACTGCCCAGTAA
- a CDS encoding M16 family metallopeptidase, whose amino-acid sequence MALRSQATAKKAPAPRPIKLPTVTETVTSSGLKVLTAERGPLPLVSMRLVLRAGSITDPKDKEGLADFTVRLLRRGTKSLSADELDEAIEFVGASLSGGVSEDLMSLYVTTPAEHFPAMLSVLGKIVREPSFPEKEVERARERTLAQFANDLDDPETIAARAFNRALWGSHPYGHDVGGKAAHVRTFTREDLVRFHRERVGPQTALLVVVGAVKPEVVAAEAEKAFAGWEPAEQGTPVEVPPVTRMAQAGKVILVDKPDQTQSQVRIGGPGYRLGHPDYFAATAMNIALGGGFTSRLVNEIRVERGLSYGVGSYFDAMRAAGAFAISTFTKTASTREIIDVALAEVAQVRTGGITPRELKTAQTYLGGLYPLRTETNESVAAVIADIRVYGLGEDWVEKFRERLYAVTGKQVKEAAAKYLFPEPPVIVVLGRAAEAKKLLKGLGPISVVPVSEYA is encoded by the coding sequence ATGGCCTTGCGTTCCCAAGCCACCGCCAAGAAGGCGCCGGCTCCCCGTCCCATCAAGCTGCCCACCGTCACCGAGACGGTCACCTCCAGCGGCCTGAAGGTCCTCACCGCCGAGCGGGGACCGCTGCCGCTCGTCTCCATGCGCCTGGTGCTGCGCGCCGGCAGCATCACCGACCCGAAGGACAAGGAGGGGCTCGCCGATTTCACCGTCCGCCTGCTCCGCCGGGGCACGAAGAGCCTGAGCGCGGATGAGCTCGACGAGGCGATCGAGTTCGTGGGCGCCAGCCTCTCGGGCGGCGTGAGCGAGGACTTGATGTCGCTCTACGTCACCACCCCCGCGGAGCACTTCCCCGCGATGCTCTCCGTGCTGGGGAAGATCGTCCGGGAGCCCTCCTTCCCCGAGAAGGAGGTGGAGCGGGCCCGGGAGCGCACCCTGGCGCAGTTCGCCAATGATCTGGACGATCCCGAGACCATCGCGGCTCGGGCCTTCAACCGCGCGCTGTGGGGCAGCCACCCCTACGGGCATGACGTGGGGGGCAAGGCCGCGCACGTGCGCACCTTCACCCGCGAGGACCTGGTGCGCTTCCACCGCGAGCGCGTGGGCCCCCAGACGGCGCTGCTGGTGGTGGTGGGCGCGGTGAAGCCCGAGGTGGTGGCTGCCGAGGCGGAGAAGGCCTTCGCGGGCTGGGAGCCCGCGGAGCAGGGCACGCCCGTGGAGGTGCCGCCCGTCACGCGCATGGCCCAGGCCGGCAAGGTCATCCTCGTGGACAAGCCGGACCAGACCCAGTCCCAGGTCCGCATCGGCGGCCCGGGGTACCGGCTGGGCCACCCGGACTACTTCGCGGCCACGGCGATGAACATCGCCCTGGGCGGCGGGTTCACCTCCCGGCTCGTGAACGAGATCCGCGTGGAGCGGGGGCTCTCGTACGGGGTGGGCAGCTACTTCGACGCGATGCGCGCGGCCGGCGCCTTCGCCATCTCCACCTTCACCAAGACGGCCTCCACCCGGGAGATCATCGACGTGGCCCTGGCGGAGGTGGCCCAGGTGCGCACCGGGGGCATCACACCCCGCGAGCTGAAGACGGCGCAGACGTACCTGGGCGGGCTCTACCCGCTGCGCACCGAGACCAACGAGTCCGTGGCCGCCGTCATCGCCGACATCCGCGTGTACGGGCTGGGCGAGGACTGGGTGGAGAAGTTCCGGGAGCGGCTGTACGCGGTGACGGGCAAGCAGGTGAAGGAGGCCGCCGCCAAGTACCTGTTCCCCGAGCCCCCCGTCATCGTGGTGCTGGGCCGGGCCGCCGAGGCGAAGAAGCTGCTCAAGGGGCTGGGCCCCATCAGCGTGGTGCCGGTGTCGGAGTACGCGTGA
- a CDS encoding MlaD family protein, which yields MKKLVTPFRVGLLVIAAGAFFLAFFLFSQKGNLSDDESVAVWAYFRDASGLSPKSRVQIAGIPVGIISNISLEGTRAKVFLRIQKGVDMRQDAVITKRSESLLGDFLLDLNPGTEQAPSLEPGGQIRRVIDSQGMEAVFESLGQITADIQQVTGALREVLGGERGTGSLQRIVENTVKLSDAVNVMVQTNGERLNAILINFEGVSADVRGLTRENQAEVTRIVNNIEYITKDVREVLGSVKKIVGTNEEGLQEGVGSLKDSLAKLDRTLGNLESITTTVREGEGVVGTLLQDRQLGQKLTETVEDVADYASRLTGLQTEVGVQSTYLMTQGRSKNTVSLRLIPKPDKYYLLEIIDDPRGMVEVRVVQNNPPDSGQPVTQTQKITKETFKISAQLAKRYYFTTLRFGLIESTGGVGADLHFLKDALELKLDAFNFSAEELRYPRIRATLRAQAFDHLFVTVGMDDILNAQQRDTATNRLIAGRDFFFGGGLFFTDDDLKALITSVPTP from the coding sequence GTGAAGAAGCTCGTCACACCGTTCCGCGTCGGACTGCTGGTCATCGCTGCCGGAGCATTCTTCCTGGCGTTCTTTCTGTTCTCGCAGAAGGGCAACCTGAGCGACGACGAGTCCGTCGCCGTGTGGGCCTACTTCCGGGACGCCTCGGGCCTGAGCCCCAAGAGCCGCGTGCAGATCGCCGGCATCCCCGTGGGCATCATCAGCAACATCTCCCTGGAGGGCACGCGCGCCAAGGTGTTCCTGCGCATCCAGAAGGGCGTGGACATGCGCCAGGATGCCGTCATCACCAAGCGCTCCGAGTCTCTTTTGGGCGACTTCCTCCTGGACCTGAACCCCGGCACCGAGCAGGCCCCGTCCCTGGAGCCCGGGGGGCAGATCCGCCGCGTCATCGACTCGCAGGGCATGGAGGCCGTGTTCGAGTCGCTGGGGCAGATCACTGCGGACATCCAGCAGGTGACCGGGGCGCTGCGCGAGGTGCTCGGCGGTGAGCGCGGCACGGGCTCGCTCCAGCGCATCGTGGAGAACACCGTCAAGCTGTCGGACGCCGTGAACGTGATGGTGCAGACCAACGGCGAGCGGCTCAACGCCATCCTCATCAACTTCGAGGGCGTGTCCGCGGACGTGCGCGGGCTGACGCGCGAGAACCAGGCCGAGGTGACGCGCATCGTCAACAACATCGAGTACATCACCAAGGACGTGCGGGAGGTGCTCGGCAGCGTGAAGAAGATCGTCGGCACCAACGAGGAGGGGCTCCAGGAGGGGGTGGGCAGCCTCAAGGACTCGCTCGCCAAGCTCGACCGCACCCTGGGCAACCTCGAGAGCATCACCACCACGGTGCGCGAGGGCGAGGGCGTGGTGGGCACGCTGCTCCAGGACCGGCAGCTGGGGCAGAAGCTCACCGAGACGGTGGAGGACGTGGCCGACTACGCCAGCCGCCTCACCGGCCTGCAGACGGAGGTGGGCGTGCAGTCCACCTACCTCATGACGCAGGGGCGCTCGAAGAACACCGTCTCGCTGCGGCTCATCCCCAAGCCGGACAAGTACTACCTGCTGGAGATCATCGACGACCCGCGCGGCATGGTGGAGGTCCGCGTGGTGCAGAACAACCCGCCGGACTCGGGCCAGCCCGTCACGCAGACGCAGAAGATCACCAAGGAGACCTTCAAGATCTCCGCCCAGCTGGCCAAGCGCTACTACTTCACCACGCTGCGCTTCGGCCTCATCGAGTCCACGGGCGGCGTGGGCGCGGACCTGCACTTCCTGAAGGATGCGCTGGAGCTGAAGCTGGATGCCTTCAACTTCTCCGCCGAGGAGCTGCGCTACCCCCGGATCCGCGCCACCCTGCGCGCCCAGGCGTTTGATCACCTCTTCGTGACGGTGGGCATGGACGACATCCTCAATGCCCAGCAGCGCGACACGGCCACCAACCGGCTCATCGCCGGACGGGACTTCTTCTTCGGCGGCGGCCTCTTCTTCACCGACGACGACCTCAAGGCGCTCATCACCTCCGTGCCCACCCCCTAG
- a CDS encoding metallophosphoesterase family protein — protein MRIAVISDIHSNIEALTEVLRTADHHKVDRLVSLGDIVGYGASPNECCELVRSVTEVTLLGNHDAAVAGRMDYSYYYDAARHALDWSANVLREDNHTWLRSLPYTYRIGEVGFSHGSPVEPKAYEYIFALEQARELTPFVSELPEVTFIGHSHLCKAFAIGNGEVNDVVAQKFGIRRGYKYIISVGSVGQPRDYDNRACFVICDTDARTVEYLRVEYDIETAAQKIFDADLALNFGKRLFLGV, from the coding sequence ATGCGGATCGCGGTCATCTCCGACATTCACTCCAACATCGAGGCGCTCACGGAGGTGCTGCGGACCGCGGACCACCACAAGGTGGACCGGCTCGTGTCCCTGGGGGACATCGTCGGCTATGGCGCCTCGCCCAACGAGTGCTGCGAGCTGGTGCGCTCGGTCACCGAGGTGACGCTGCTGGGCAACCACGACGCGGCGGTGGCCGGCCGCATGGACTACTCGTACTACTACGACGCCGCCCGGCACGCCCTGGACTGGTCCGCCAACGTGCTGCGCGAGGACAACCACACGTGGCTGCGGAGCCTGCCGTACACCTACCGCATTGGCGAGGTGGGCTTCAGCCATGGCTCGCCCGTGGAGCCCAAGGCGTACGAGTACATCTTCGCGCTGGAGCAGGCGCGGGAGCTGACGCCGTTCGTGTCGGAGCTGCCGGAAGTCACCTTCATCGGCCACAGCCACCTGTGCAAGGCGTTCGCCATTGGCAACGGCGAGGTGAATGACGTGGTGGCCCAGAAGTTCGGCATCCGGCGGGGCTACAAGTACATCATCTCGGTGGGCAGCGTGGGGCAGCCGCGGGACTACGACAACCGGGCCTGCTTCGTCATCTGCGACACGGACGCGCGCACGGTGGAGTACCTGCGCGTGGAGTACGACATCGAGACGGCGGCGCAGAAAATCTTCGATGCGGATCTCGCGCTGAACTTCGGCAAGCGGCTCTTCCTGGGCGTCTAA
- the asd gene encoding archaetidylserine decarboxylase (Phosphatidylserine decarboxylase is synthesized as a single chain precursor. Generation of the pyruvoyl active site from a Ser is coupled to cleavage of a Gly-Ser bond between the larger (beta) and smaller (alpha chains). It is an integral membrane protein.) codes for MNEQHFMKLMHLLPKSALSAAVGVATRLPAPAPVHRAAMKAFAKAYNVDMEEAEHSFERYSTFAEFFTRGLKPGLRPVDSGEKVVVSPVDARVSQVGYSDHGRCLQAKGIEYTVDELLGDAAAAAPFHGGAWTTLYLSPRDYHRIHAPLGGTITGYAYIPGEFWPVNPASVKNKQSLFCVNERLVTYLDTVAGKCAVVKVGATCVSRIKAAYDEVLTHTGKPGKVHRYGTALPVEKGGELGRFEMGSTVILLFEPKRVKWDDSLQPETVVRLGKRIGEIV; via the coding sequence ATGAATGAACAGCACTTCATGAAGTTGATGCACCTGTTGCCCAAGTCCGCCCTCTCCGCGGCGGTGGGGGTGGCCACGCGGCTGCCCGCGCCCGCGCCGGTGCACCGGGCGGCGATGAAGGCCTTCGCCAAGGCGTACAACGTGGACATGGAGGAGGCGGAGCACTCGTTCGAGCGCTACTCCACCTTCGCGGAGTTCTTCACCCGGGGGCTCAAGCCGGGCCTGCGGCCGGTGGACAGCGGGGAGAAGGTGGTGGTCTCCCCGGTGGACGCGCGCGTGTCCCAGGTGGGCTACTCGGACCACGGGCGGTGCCTGCAGGCCAAGGGCATCGAGTACACGGTGGACGAGCTGCTCGGGGACGCGGCGGCCGCCGCGCCGTTCCACGGCGGGGCCTGGACGACGCTCTACCTGTCGCCCCGGGACTACCACCGCATCCACGCGCCCCTGGGCGGCACCATCACCGGCTACGCGTACATTCCGGGCGAGTTCTGGCCGGTCAACCCCGCGTCGGTGAAGAACAAGCAGTCGCTGTTCTGCGTGAACGAGCGGCTCGTCACCTACCTGGACACCGTGGCCGGCAAGTGCGCGGTGGTGAAGGTGGGCGCCACGTGTGTGTCGCGCATCAAGGCCGCCTATGACGAGGTGCTCACGCACACCGGCAAGCCGGGCAAGGTGCACCGGTATGGCACCGCCCTGCCGGTGGAGAAGGGCGGGGAGCTGGGGCGCTTCGAGATGGGCTCCACCGTCATCCTGCTGTTCGAGCCCAAGCGGGTGAAGTGGGACGACAGCCTTCAGCCCGAGACGGTGGTCCGTCTGGGCAAGCGCATCGGGGAGATCGTGTGA
- a CDS encoding RluA family pseudouridine synthase yields MSEVRVLHEGEGLLVVAKPPGTLVIPGRAEGESSLREQLEAQLRRKVFVVHRLDRDTSGVLVFALDAERHRALSIAFEEGQVRKRYLALVEGRVEAPRLVDVALVPARKGRMRPARPGEDGKPSRTRIRPVETFARASLVEAEPLTGRTHQIRVHLLGQGHPLLVDHQYGRAEPLTRRELGGEGETVVLSRTPLHAARLEWPALPGVVAGAVEAPLPEDMAQALALLRGAGATAHPA; encoded by the coding sequence GTGAGCGAAGTGCGCGTGCTCCACGAGGGCGAGGGCCTGCTCGTGGTGGCCAAGCCCCCGGGCACGCTCGTGATTCCGGGGCGGGCCGAGGGTGAGTCCTCCCTGCGCGAGCAGCTGGAAGCCCAGCTGCGCCGCAAGGTCTTCGTGGTGCACCGGCTGGACCGGGACACCTCCGGGGTGCTGGTGTTCGCCCTGGACGCGGAGCGGCACCGGGCCCTGTCCATCGCCTTCGAAGAGGGCCAGGTGCGCAAGCGGTACCTGGCGCTGGTGGAGGGCCGGGTGGAGGCGCCCCGGCTGGTGGACGTGGCGCTGGTGCCCGCGCGCAAGGGCCGCATGCGCCCCGCGAGGCCTGGTGAGGACGGCAAGCCCTCGCGCACGCGCATTCGCCCCGTGGAGACGTTCGCCCGGGCCTCGCTGGTGGAGGCGGAGCCGCTCACGGGCCGCACGCATCAGATCCGCGTCCACCTGCTGGGCCAGGGGCACCCCTTGCTGGTGGACCACCAGTATGGCCGGGCCGAGCCCCTCACCCGGAGGGAGCTGGGCGGGGAGGGGGAGACGGTGGTGCTGTCGCGCACCCCCCTGCACGCGGCGAGGCTGGAGTGGCCTGCCCTGCCGGGCGTGGTGGCGGGGGCGGTGGAGGCGCCGCTGCCCGAGGACATGGCCCAGGCCCTGGCGCTGCTGCGCGGCGCGGGGGCCACCGCCCACCCGGCTTAG
- a CDS encoding M16 family metallopeptidase, which translates to MPKAPPRPAARKADAALQSLLTVHEATLSNGLRVRLLPNAQTPVVSLYTFFQVGSRNERPGITGISHLFEHMMFNGAKKYGPKQFDRTLESNGGRSNAYTSNDMTVYYDDFSSDALETVLDLESDRMRSLRISDDSLASEREVVKEERRVRVDNEITGMLDEELGTLIYKAHPYRWPVIGWMADIENISRTDCEEYFRTYYAPNNAVLYIAGDIDPKKTLALVRRYYGDIPKGPKPATVLDAEPVQKGERRAQVRHPAQSPSLMLGYRGPRASEEETLVLDVIQYAMNKGEGSRLVKSLIYEQQAAVSVMFDWGWRIDPGTIVFYLELKPDSDPQKAEAALYAELERVAREGLTERELQKAKNNLRADQLRELATNTGRAHALGHYETLLGSWQELLMLPSRYAAISNEQVKTVAAKFFAPERRSVVTLLPEPSAA; encoded by the coding sequence ATGCCCAAGGCACCTCCCCGGCCCGCCGCCCGCAAGGCGGACGCCGCCCTGCAGTCCCTGCTCACTGTTCACGAGGCCACGCTGTCCAATGGCCTCCGGGTCCGGCTGCTGCCCAACGCGCAGACGCCCGTGGTCAGCCTCTACACCTTCTTCCAGGTCGGCTCGCGCAACGAACGCCCCGGCATCACCGGCATCAGCCACCTGTTCGAGCACATGATGTTCAACGGGGCGAAGAAGTACGGCCCCAAGCAGTTCGACCGGACGCTGGAGTCCAACGGGGGCCGGTCCAACGCGTACACCTCCAACGACATGACGGTGTACTACGACGACTTCTCCTCGGACGCGCTGGAGACGGTGCTGGACCTGGAGTCGGACCGCATGCGCTCGCTGCGCATCTCCGACGACTCGCTCGCCAGCGAGCGCGAGGTGGTGAAGGAGGAGCGCCGCGTCCGCGTGGACAATGAAATCACCGGCATGCTCGACGAGGAGCTGGGCACGCTCATCTACAAGGCGCACCCGTACCGCTGGCCCGTCATCGGGTGGATGGCGGACATCGAGAACATCTCCCGCACGGACTGCGAGGAGTACTTCCGCACCTACTACGCGCCGAACAACGCGGTGCTCTACATCGCCGGCGACATCGACCCGAAGAAGACCCTGGCGCTGGTGCGCCGCTACTACGGGGACATCCCCAAGGGCCCCAAGCCCGCCACGGTGCTGGACGCCGAGCCCGTGCAGAAGGGCGAGCGGCGCGCCCAGGTGCGCCACCCGGCCCAGTCGCCCTCGCTGATGCTGGGCTACCGCGGCCCGCGCGCCTCCGAGGAGGAGACGCTGGTGCTGGATGTCATCCAGTACGCCATGAACAAGGGCGAGGGCAGCCGGCTGGTGAAGTCCCTCATCTACGAGCAGCAGGCCGCCGTGTCGGTGATGTTCGACTGGGGTTGGCGCATCGACCCGGGCACCATCGTCTTCTACCTGGAGCTCAAGCCGGACTCGGACCCCCAGAAGGCCGAGGCGGCGCTGTACGCGGAGCTGGAGCGCGTGGCGCGCGAGGGGCTCACCGAGCGCGAGCTCCAGAAGGCCAAGAACAACCTGCGCGCCGATCAGCTCCGGGAGCTGGCCACCAACACCGGCCGGGCGCACGCGCTCGGCCACTACGAGACGCTGCTGGGCTCGTGGCAGGAGCTGCTCATGCTGCCCTCGCGCTACGCCGCCATCTCCAATGAGCAGGTGAAGACCGTCGCGGCGAAGTTCTTCGCCCCCGAGCGCCGCTCGGTGGTGACCTTGCTGCCCGAGCCCTCCGCCGCCTGA
- a CDS encoding ABC transporter ATP-binding protein, with protein MIQVVELHKTFGEYKVLTGINVTVPEGSTCVILGGSGSGKTVLMKHMIGLLKPDSGQVIIDGEDIVPLGEERLEVVRRKFGMVFQAAALFDSMNVYDNVAFPLREHRKQLSEEQIRTLVRAKLDLMGLPRTAEAKFPADLSGGMRKRVGLARAIVMDPKIVLYDEPTTGLDPITTDYVDEMILAAQRELRVTSVVISHDIASAFNVADYIAFLSKGVIVEFGPPEQLRTSQNEAVKVFLQTWFGKN; from the coding sequence ATGATCCAGGTCGTCGAGCTGCACAAGACGTTCGGCGAGTACAAGGTGCTCACCGGCATCAACGTCACCGTGCCGGAGGGCAGTACCTGCGTCATCCTCGGAGGCTCCGGCTCCGGCAAGACGGTGCTGATGAAGCACATGATCGGCCTGCTCAAGCCCGACAGCGGCCAGGTCATCATCGACGGGGAGGACATCGTCCCCCTGGGCGAGGAGCGCCTGGAAGTCGTGCGGCGCAAGTTCGGCATGGTGTTCCAGGCCGCGGCGCTCTTCGACTCGATGAACGTCTACGACAACGTCGCCTTCCCCTTGCGCGAGCACCGCAAGCAGCTGTCCGAGGAGCAGATCCGCACGCTCGTCCGCGCGAAGCTGGACCTGATGGGCCTGCCGCGCACGGCCGAGGCCAAGTTCCCGGCGGACCTGTCCGGCGGCATGCGCAAGCGCGTGGGCCTGGCGCGCGCCATCGTGATGGATCCGAAGATCGTCCTCTACGACGAGCCCACCACGGGGTTGGATCCCATCACCACCGACTACGTGGACGAGATGATCCTCGCGGCCCAGCGCGAGCTGCGCGTCACCAGCGTCGTCATCAGCCACGACATCGCCTCGGCGTTCAACGTGGCCGACTACATCGCCTTTCTCTCCAAGGGCGTCATCGTGGAGTTCGGCCCGCCGGAGCAGTTGCGCACCTCGCAGAACGAGGCGGTCAAGGTGTTCCTCCAGACCTGGTTCGGGAAGAACTAG
- a CDS encoding MlaE family ABC transporter permease, translated as MATENADKAPKEPHFLTQAVENFGKGTISVVSDVGGVAHLGFQVLRWAFKRPFRPHIFFSQLDFVGVGSIFIVALTGLFTGMVFAQQVSTAFALFDAESLVGPTVALTLSRELAPVFSALMVTMRAGSSMCTELGTMRVTEQVDALETMAVNPVQYLLVPRVLSGLIMGPVLTMLFFTSGMSGAYMISVFVQGTSAGTFLSRTQQWMEPLDLYEGTLKGAVFGLTVTLICCYKGYNASGGAKGVGQATTEAMVSSALSIFILDFIIGVLIRT; from the coding sequence ATGGCCACCGAGAACGCGGACAAGGCGCCCAAGGAGCCTCATTTCCTGACCCAAGCCGTCGAAAACTTCGGCAAGGGGACCATTTCCGTCGTCAGCGACGTGGGGGGCGTGGCCCACCTGGGCTTCCAGGTGCTGCGCTGGGCCTTCAAGCGCCCCTTCCGGCCCCACATCTTCTTCTCGCAGCTGGACTTCGTGGGGGTGGGCTCCATCTTCATCGTGGCGCTCACCGGGCTGTTCACCGGCATGGTGTTCGCCCAGCAGGTGTCCACCGCCTTTGCCCTCTTCGACGCCGAGAGCCTGGTGGGCCCCACGGTGGCCCTCACGCTCAGCCGCGAGCTGGCCCCGGTGTTCTCCGCGCTCATGGTGACCATGCGCGCCGGCTCCTCCATGTGCACGGAGCTGGGCACCATGCGCGTCACCGAGCAGGTGGACGCCCTGGAGACCATGGCCGTCAACCCCGTGCAGTACCTGCTGGTGCCCCGGGTGCTCTCGGGCCTCATCATGGGACCTGTGCTCACCATGCTCTTCTTCACCTCGGGCATGAGCGGCGCCTACATGATTTCCGTCTTCGTCCAGGGCACCTCGGCCGGCACCTTCCTGTCGCGCACCCAGCAGTGGATGGAGCCCCTGGACCTGTACGAGGGCACGCTCAAGGGGGCCGTCTTCGGCCTCACCGTCACGCTCATCTGCTGCTACAAGGGCTACAACGCCTCGGGTGGCGCCAAGGGCGTGGGCCAGGCGACCACCGAGGCCATGGTCTCCAGCGCGCTCTCCATCTTCATCCTCGATTTCATCATCGGGGTGCTCATCCGCACATGA
- a CDS encoding response regulator, with protein sequence MDRTRVYVVEDQPTLLKNLVKVLGTFEELEVVGTCQDGELAVEDILQVQPQIVLLDLELPGLNGIQVTQRVKRRASGVEILILTSFEDEQKVYEAIQAGASGYLVKRVGPEKIRSAIREVMEGGTVLEPIIARRFWNYFHSLQGKPAGKPANPWGLTPAEFEVLRFVAKGLSNAEVGEVMTLERRTVRTHLSHIYRKMGVNSHVEAVVLALKAGVVDL encoded by the coding sequence ATGGACCGCACCCGCGTCTACGTCGTCGAGGATCAGCCCACCCTCCTCAAGAACCTGGTGAAGGTGCTGGGGACCTTCGAGGAGCTCGAGGTGGTGGGCACCTGCCAGGATGGAGAGCTGGCGGTGGAGGACATCCTCCAGGTCCAGCCGCAGATCGTCCTGTTGGATCTCGAGCTGCCGGGCCTCAACGGCATCCAGGTCACCCAGCGCGTCAAGCGCCGGGCCTCCGGCGTGGAGATCCTCATCCTCACGTCCTTCGAGGACGAGCAGAAGGTCTACGAGGCCATCCAGGCGGGGGCCTCGGGCTACCTGGTCAAGCGGGTGGGGCCCGAGAAGATCCGCTCCGCCATCCGCGAGGTGATGGAGGGGGGCACCGTGCTGGAGCCCATCATCGCGCGGCGGTTCTGGAACTATTTCCACTCGCTCCAGGGCAAGCCCGCAGGGAAGCCCGCCAACCCCTGGGGGCTCACCCCCGCCGAGTTCGAAGTGCTGCGCTTCGTGGCCAAGGGGCTGTCCAACGCCGAGGTGGGGGAGGTGATGACGCTGGAGCGGCGCACCGTGCGCACCCATCTGTCTCACATCTACCGGAAGATGGGCGTGAACTCCCATGTGGAGGCCGTCGTGCTCGCCTTGAAGGCGGGCGTGGTGGATCTGTAA
- a CDS encoding PilZ domain-containing protein: protein MRCWCRAEDVTLYSRVGNVSEGGLFMRTSTPLQTGARAAVRLGSGEKDGAEFQAMAKVVWARQNGQSRPPGMGLQFDALDDAAREQLRRIISHDMAASAGA from the coding sequence ATGCGATGCTGGTGCCGGGCGGAGGACGTCACGCTCTACTCACGGGTGGGCAACGTGAGCGAGGGCGGGCTGTTCATGCGCACCAGCACCCCATTGCAGACGGGCGCGCGGGCCGCGGTCCGGTTAGGAAGCGGAGAAAAGGATGGGGCGGAGTTCCAGGCGATGGCGAAGGTCGTCTGGGCCCGCCAGAATGGCCAGTCCCGGCCCCCGGGCATGGGACTGCAGTTTGATGCGCTGGATGACGCAGCGCGTGAGCAGCTCAGGCGGATCATCTCCCACGACATGGCGGCCAGCGCCGGGGCGTGA